Proteins encoded in a region of the Nocardioides aromaticivorans genome:
- a CDS encoding NACHT domain-containing protein, producing MKHELQLLSPGAFQSMAAALAIAEFGPGVQVMGAGKDGGRDLYFDGTLKFGSADHSSAEAFAGYTVFQVKHHDKISDLETTNASWLWGEVKKELDAWAEWDKKDPRDPLPDQLVFITNVALTPVQNTGGHDAIRKNIKVYRDKLNDPSRDTDNQEAILDRVQRRKRIAHIKTIRFWDGNQLDALLSTHADVRRRFDAFLTTSDVFTFISELTGNAAVKDSEQVLLDQARTELLSDGLVYFDDAGDRENRGIPVHEVAIDLPVTFPGGGERSTVLGHVLERGDNLLARDITAVNGPRHIVLTGQPGNGKTTISKLIVQAYRVAALKGSTALAANHEAVLTGTEAVLRKLGHQLPRHRRWPLRIDLAHYAEERGHKLDESLMRYVADRISKKSNHGTITPATLTSWLRAWPWLVVFDGLDEVTEPETRRTVIERVVEFVNNAEGDRCDLLAVITTRPVGYTEDIDPTSFETVALDDLTPAEAVAFGTKAAQVRLSGDEERIGKVVIALQNAAQDENLGKLLRTPLQVLILSIIVDGAGTIAPDRYSLFWSYYDTVVRRERNKPTMVRTLLTKYEPFIHQLHERAGLLLQQRSETADHSTAVLTEPELRDIVWHILDEAEFQPDGHHADVLDSIIRSSTQRLVLIAPRNDGFGFDVRSLQELMAARRISDAPLEMLLNRLRLLAPSPHWRNTWLFATGKMFAEPRVHEHQAVVELVETIDQNAAERLGKHLPIGPELALDVLDDGMARAWPNWSRRFLARGLHVLDAPSAFNLDLSLRILLRYADTGAEQREVVVRMMRKDISPTGNRLTLASAAEMVPAIERDLRVHERTLGLGLVLDQVARAPHPAPQGVDWEAFNDELDTSPHSAALDPVIRAGAAALRAIKDDAFGEEHEADLITCLSVPAAAAVLNAAVGHVLPGDVSLFLQLRSVLAQRFRVPLGDRVLS from the coding sequence GTGAAGCACGAGTTGCAGTTGCTCAGCCCCGGTGCCTTCCAGTCGATGGCTGCCGCCCTGGCGATCGCGGAGTTCGGGCCGGGCGTCCAGGTCATGGGCGCTGGAAAGGACGGCGGCCGCGACCTGTACTTCGACGGCACCCTGAAGTTCGGCTCAGCAGACCATTCTTCAGCAGAGGCGTTCGCCGGCTACACCGTCTTCCAGGTCAAGCATCACGACAAAATCTCCGACCTGGAGACCACCAACGCCTCGTGGCTATGGGGAGAGGTCAAGAAGGAACTCGACGCTTGGGCTGAGTGGGACAAGAAGGACCCGCGCGATCCGCTGCCCGACCAGCTCGTCTTCATCACCAACGTCGCCCTCACGCCCGTTCAAAACACGGGCGGCCACGACGCCATCCGCAAGAACATCAAGGTCTACCGCGACAAGCTCAACGACCCCAGCCGCGACACCGACAACCAAGAAGCGATTCTCGACCGGGTCCAGCGACGCAAACGGATCGCGCACATCAAGACGATCCGGTTCTGGGACGGCAACCAGCTCGACGCACTGTTGAGCACCCACGCGGATGTGCGCCGCCGATTCGACGCCTTCCTAACCACCAGCGATGTATTCACCTTCATCTCCGAACTCACAGGCAACGCCGCCGTCAAGGACAGCGAGCAGGTGCTGCTCGACCAAGCACGTACTGAGCTGCTCTCCGATGGGTTGGTCTACTTCGACGACGCCGGCGATCGCGAGAACCGCGGCATCCCGGTGCACGAGGTCGCCATCGATCTCCCTGTGACCTTTCCCGGCGGGGGCGAGCGGAGCACCGTGCTTGGGCATGTTCTCGAACGGGGAGATAACCTCCTGGCCCGAGACATCACAGCCGTGAACGGCCCGCGCCACATCGTGCTCACCGGCCAGCCCGGCAACGGCAAGACCACGATCTCCAAGCTCATCGTGCAGGCCTACCGGGTGGCCGCGCTCAAAGGATCCACCGCGCTCGCGGCCAACCACGAGGCCGTGCTCACCGGGACGGAGGCCGTGCTCCGGAAACTGGGGCACCAGCTCCCGCGGCACCGGCGATGGCCGCTGCGGATCGACCTCGCCCACTACGCGGAAGAACGAGGCCACAAGCTCGACGAATCGCTGATGCGCTATGTGGCCGATCGCATCAGTAAGAAGTCGAACCATGGCACCATCACGCCCGCCACGCTCACCTCCTGGCTGCGCGCCTGGCCCTGGCTCGTGGTGTTCGATGGCCTGGACGAGGTCACCGAACCCGAGACACGCCGCACTGTGATCGAACGCGTCGTCGAGTTCGTCAACAACGCAGAGGGAGACCGGTGCGACCTCCTGGCCGTCATCACGACCCGCCCAGTTGGCTACACCGAAGACATCGACCCGACGTCGTTCGAAACGGTCGCACTGGACGACCTGACGCCCGCAGAGGCAGTCGCCTTCGGGACCAAAGCCGCCCAGGTACGCCTCAGCGGGGACGAGGAGCGGATCGGCAAGGTCGTCATCGCCCTTCAGAACGCTGCCCAGGATGAGAACCTCGGCAAACTGCTGCGAACCCCGCTGCAGGTGCTCATCTTGTCGATCATTGTCGACGGCGCGGGCACCATCGCACCAGACCGCTACAGCCTGTTCTGGAGCTACTACGACACCGTCGTACGACGCGAACGCAACAAACCCACGATGGTCCGCACGCTCCTCACAAAGTACGAGCCGTTCATCCACCAACTACACGAGCGTGCCGGTCTCCTGCTTCAGCAAAGAAGCGAGACCGCCGACCACTCCACCGCAGTCCTGACAGAGCCCGAGCTGCGTGACATCGTCTGGCACATCCTCGACGAGGCCGAGTTCCAGCCCGACGGGCACCACGCTGACGTCCTGGACTCGATCATCAGGTCTTCGACACAGCGACTAGTCCTCATTGCCCCTCGGAACGACGGCTTCGGTTTCGACGTGCGCTCGCTCCAGGAGCTCATGGCCGCTCGGCGAATCAGTGACGCCCCTCTTGAGATGCTGCTCAACCGGCTGCGCCTCCTGGCTCCCAGCCCGCACTGGCGCAACACCTGGTTGTTCGCGACCGGAAAGATGTTCGCCGAACCGCGCGTCCACGAGCACCAAGCCGTCGTCGAGCTCGTCGAGACGATTGACCAGAACGCTGCCGAACGACTCGGAAAGCATCTCCCGATCGGACCCGAGCTCGCGCTCGACGTCCTCGACGACGGCATGGCCCGGGCATGGCCCAACTGGAGCCGCCGCTTTCTGGCACGCGGGCTCCACGTCTTGGATGCGCCCTCGGCGTTCAACCTCGACCTGTCACTGCGCATCCTCCTGCGCTACGCCGACACGGGCGCCGAGCAACGTGAAGTGGTAGTGCGGATGATGCGGAAGGACATCTCACCAACCGGAAACCGACTAACGCTGGCGAGCGCGGCCGAGATGGTTCCTGCCATCGAACGCGACCTGCGCGTACACGAGCGCACCCTGGGCCTCGGTTTGGTGCTGGACCAGGTGGCCCGGGCACCGCACCCCGCCCCGCAGGGAGTGGACTGGGAAGCATTCAATGATGAGCTCGACACCAGTCCCCATTCAGCCGCACTCGACCCCGTGATTCGCGCCGGCGCCGCGGCACTCCGTGCGATCAAGGACGACGCCTTCGGTGAGGAGCACGAAGCGGACCTCATCACGTGCCTGAGCGTGCCCGCTGCGGCAGCCGTATTGAATGCGGCCGTAGGACATGTCCTGCCCGGTGACGTGTCCTTGTTCCTCCAGCTCAGATCAGTGCTCGCTCAACGCTTCCGTGTGCCGCTCGGAGACCGTGTCCTGAGCTGA
- the pglZ gene encoding BREX-1 system phosphatase PglZ type A — translation MTDVANIKPHLERRFVDRRVVFWHDPKGQYASVVDILGLPGVTTLRVANDEYAVKYRLLHEQPADKFLIYRSGPLPTGIGNWLLDLELAYGVFTADRSSLVSEELGLTAEGIDAVVARHEKFFNAGKRVETLKGLLTPEDDEARLRAKMSAVVLGQKEHSLLEIMRTLLVEKSKGQQSKYHALVDLELADFLWLGAASIYGYESTAPSVDDFVLWMFRAALGGFKSDRPGGLQNIQLDFASFRNDRRSQAAMSTLAKQASADLDYTASIENATFRDLVADDLFEETDRKIIADLARAVTEQTVTAREVADVVRARQSSVWVDGYRQLYAAIDAAADLLSQLSTIDFTISDFDEGLERYRTDWFRIDQLYRQFTYARRSFEGPNPLDALRDLVEKTYTNKFVYELGNAWQKQVDEATNWQSVVLRSQRSFYGDYVEQLLREDKKAVVIVSDALRYEVADELRSRIRQEDRFNADLAAVLGVLPSYTQLGMAALLPHRILKHSTDGKTVLADGLPTNGVGPRSKVLETVGGSAIQAETFRALTADERREMFKSNRVLYIYHDVIDAIGDKPGTERRVFEGAELALAELVDLVKKTANANATNIFVTADHGFLFQDEALPEQFFLSEKAHGDKILVANKRYVLGHGLKVDDAFATFTAEQLNLDGDVEVQIPKSIHRLRLAGGGTRFVHGGATLQEIVVPVLAINKKRKSDTRLVNVKVLPDTDKITTGQLVVKLFQSEPVSDKVQARVLRAGLYVGETLISNDPPPQLTFDSSSPEQRDRYQSVQLLLNKDANDYNNRAVELRLEELIPNTTRWRVYEKAMFTLKRSFTSDFDF, via the coding sequence ATGACTGACGTCGCCAACATCAAGCCACACCTGGAGCGCCGCTTCGTTGACCGCCGAGTCGTGTTCTGGCACGACCCGAAGGGTCAATACGCCTCCGTCGTCGACATCCTCGGTCTGCCGGGTGTCACGACGCTGCGGGTCGCAAACGACGAGTACGCCGTCAAATACCGACTGCTGCACGAGCAGCCCGCTGACAAGTTCTTGATCTACCGGTCGGGTCCGCTGCCGACGGGCATCGGGAACTGGCTCTTGGATCTCGAACTCGCGTACGGCGTTTTCACCGCAGACCGGAGCTCCCTGGTCTCGGAAGAGCTCGGTCTGACCGCCGAAGGCATCGACGCGGTCGTGGCGCGGCATGAGAAGTTCTTCAACGCGGGGAAGCGCGTGGAGACCCTCAAGGGTCTGCTCACGCCCGAAGATGACGAGGCCCGCCTTCGCGCCAAGATGTCCGCGGTGGTGCTCGGGCAAAAGGAGCACAGCCTCCTTGAGATCATGCGGACGCTCTTGGTCGAGAAATCCAAGGGCCAGCAATCGAAGTACCACGCCCTGGTCGATCTCGAACTCGCGGACTTTCTCTGGCTCGGTGCGGCTTCGATCTATGGATACGAGTCGACCGCACCGAGTGTCGACGACTTCGTTTTGTGGATGTTCCGCGCGGCTCTCGGCGGTTTCAAGTCCGATCGCCCCGGCGGACTTCAGAACATCCAGCTCGACTTCGCCAGCTTCCGCAACGACCGTCGCAGCCAAGCCGCGATGTCGACCCTGGCCAAGCAGGCGTCGGCAGACCTCGACTACACGGCGAGCATCGAGAACGCGACGTTCCGCGACCTCGTCGCGGATGACCTGTTCGAGGAGACCGACCGCAAGATCATCGCGGACCTTGCTCGAGCGGTGACGGAACAAACCGTCACCGCTCGTGAGGTGGCCGATGTCGTCCGGGCCCGCCAGAGCAGTGTGTGGGTCGACGGTTACCGCCAGCTGTATGCGGCGATCGACGCAGCCGCCGACCTGCTGTCGCAGCTGAGCACGATCGATTTCACGATTTCGGACTTCGACGAGGGACTTGAGCGCTACCGAACCGACTGGTTCCGCATCGACCAGCTCTACCGCCAGTTCACCTACGCCCGCCGCTCCTTCGAGGGACCGAACCCACTCGACGCGTTGCGAGACCTTGTCGAGAAGACGTACACCAACAAGTTCGTCTACGAGCTCGGCAACGCCTGGCAGAAGCAGGTCGACGAAGCAACCAATTGGCAGTCGGTCGTCCTGCGCTCCCAGCGGTCGTTCTACGGCGACTATGTCGAACAACTGCTCCGCGAGGACAAGAAGGCCGTGGTCATCGTCTCCGACGCCCTCCGATACGAGGTCGCCGACGAGCTACGCTCCCGCATCCGCCAGGAGGACCGGTTCAACGCCGACCTCGCGGCCGTCCTCGGCGTCCTGCCGAGCTACACCCAACTCGGCATGGCCGCACTCCTGCCGCACCGCATTCTGAAGCACTCCACAGACGGCAAGACAGTGCTCGCCGACGGACTGCCCACCAACGGCGTAGGTCCGCGCTCGAAGGTGCTTGAGACCGTGGGCGGCAGCGCAATCCAAGCCGAGACCTTCCGGGCCCTGACCGCCGACGAGCGGCGGGAGATGTTCAAGAGCAACCGGGTTCTGTACATCTACCACGACGTCATCGACGCGATCGGCGACAAGCCCGGCACCGAGCGCCGGGTCTTCGAAGGCGCCGAGCTCGCACTGGCCGAGCTGGTGGACCTCGTCAAGAAGACCGCGAACGCCAACGCCACCAACATCTTCGTGACCGCCGACCACGGCTTCCTCTTCCAAGACGAGGCGCTGCCCGAGCAGTTCTTCCTCTCCGAGAAGGCCCACGGCGACAAGATCCTCGTCGCCAACAAACGCTACGTGCTCGGTCACGGGCTGAAGGTCGACGACGCCTTCGCCACGTTCACCGCTGAGCAGCTGAATCTCGACGGCGACGTCGAGGTCCAGATCCCCAAGTCGATCCACCGCCTCAGGCTTGCCGGCGGCGGAACACGATTCGTCCACGGCGGTGCGACCCTCCAGGAGATCGTCGTACCGGTGCTCGCGATCAACAAGAAGCGCAAGAGCGACACCCGCTTGGTCAACGTCAAGGTGCTGCCCGACACCGACAAGATCACCACTGGCCAGCTGGTCGTGAAGTTGTTCCAGTCCGAGCCCGTCAGCGACAAGGTGCAGGCCCGCGTGCTGCGCGCGGGGCTGTACGTGGGGGAGACGCTGATCTCCAACGACCCGCCGCCCCAGCTGACCTTCGACTCCTCCTCGCCCGAGCAGCGTGACCGGTACCAAAGCGTCCAACTGCTGCTCAACAAGGACGCCAACGACTACAACAACCGCGCCGTCGAGCTCCGCCTCGAGGAGCTCATTCCGAACACAACCCGCTGGCGCGTGTACGAGAAGGCGATGTTCACCCTCAAGCGCTCCTTCACCTCGGACTTCGACTTCTAA
- the brxL gene encoding BREX system Lon protease-like protein BrxL yields MTEETDLNVIAADLLDGTIEGQTADQTPEQSALDKKINQHFAGLVVRKDLVKAVKGNAIVPSYVLEYLLGQYAASDDEATIQAGIDSVRKILADHYVQRNQSELVKSTIKERGRYKIIDKVSVSLNDKDDRYEAEFSNLGIKGVIVESATINAHPKLLVGGVWCICDIDYFHFDDARVVPWQLGSLKPIQLSNFDFDSYATSRREFTTDEWIDLLIQSIGFNPALFGRRAKLIQLVRLIPFVERNYNLVELGPKGTGKSHIFSEFSPHGMLISGGEVTVPKLFVNNSNGRIGLVGYWDVVAFDEFAGKKKRTDKALVDIMKNYMANKSFSRGVETLGAEASMVFVGNTSHNVPHMLKHSDLFDELPESYHDAAYLDRLHHFIPGWEVDTIRGEMFSEGYGFVVDYIAEVLKSMRNADYSDRYQEHFTLGSDISTRDRDGIHKTFSGLMKILYPHGEATREEIEEILRFAIEGRKRVKDQILRIDATMAEVKFGYLDHDGGWQPVTTLEEDEYPTHYHRTRHAEGADATGEQGSGATAGAADGAAATPAEPELYAGHREYQENQRGVSYATMLIPYLRGATDITLTDPYIRQFHQARNLMELVEALAAVKDPADEVKLKLITTESSDGPEKVQKQLEFLLRVRQAAAVAGITLDVELSDTIHDRSIRANSGWRINLGRGLDIFQFVSSDAFDLAARIQEYRQVKAFGITYIKEPATESG; encoded by the coding sequence ATGACTGAAGAGACCGATCTCAACGTGATCGCCGCCGACCTCCTCGACGGCACGATCGAGGGGCAGACGGCAGACCAGACCCCCGAGCAGTCCGCGCTCGACAAGAAGATCAACCAGCACTTCGCCGGCCTCGTGGTCCGCAAGGACCTCGTCAAGGCAGTCAAGGGCAACGCGATCGTGCCCTCCTACGTCTTGGAGTACCTCCTCGGTCAGTACGCGGCCTCCGATGACGAAGCCACCATCCAGGCCGGCATCGACTCCGTGCGCAAGATCCTCGCCGACCACTACGTCCAACGGAACCAGTCCGAGCTGGTGAAGTCCACGATCAAGGAACGCGGGCGCTACAAGATCATCGACAAGGTCTCTGTCTCTCTCAACGACAAGGACGATCGGTACGAGGCAGAGTTCTCCAACCTCGGCATCAAGGGAGTCATCGTGGAGTCGGCCACGATCAACGCTCACCCCAAGCTCCTCGTCGGCGGCGTCTGGTGCATCTGCGACATCGACTACTTCCACTTCGACGACGCCCGCGTCGTGCCCTGGCAACTCGGCTCGCTGAAGCCGATTCAACTCTCGAACTTCGACTTCGACAGCTACGCCACCTCGCGCCGTGAGTTCACCACCGACGAGTGGATCGACCTGCTGATCCAGTCGATCGGTTTCAACCCTGCCCTGTTCGGCCGTCGCGCCAAGCTCATCCAGCTCGTCCGCCTGATCCCGTTCGTCGAGCGCAACTACAACCTCGTCGAGCTCGGCCCCAAGGGCACCGGCAAGTCACACATTTTCTCGGAATTCTCCCCCCACGGCATGCTGATCTCAGGGGGAGAGGTCACCGTCCCCAAGCTCTTCGTGAACAACTCCAACGGTCGCATCGGCCTGGTCGGCTACTGGGACGTTGTCGCGTTCGACGAGTTCGCCGGCAAGAAGAAGCGCACTGACAAGGCGCTCGTCGACATCATGAAGAACTACATGGCGAACAAGTCGTTCTCGCGTGGTGTGGAGACGCTCGGCGCGGAAGCGTCGATGGTCTTCGTCGGCAACACGTCCCACAACGTGCCGCACATGCTCAAGCACTCCGACCTGTTCGACGAGTTGCCCGAGAGCTATCACGACGCGGCGTACCTCGACCGCCTCCACCACTTCATCCCGGGCTGGGAGGTCGACACCATCCGCGGAGAGATGTTCTCCGAGGGCTACGGCTTCGTCGTCGACTACATCGCCGAAGTCCTGAAGTCGATGCGCAACGCGGACTACTCCGACCGCTACCAGGAGCACTTCACGCTGGGTTCAGACATCTCGACCCGCGACCGCGACGGCATCCACAAGACCTTCTCCGGGCTGATGAAGATCCTCTACCCCCACGGGGAAGCGACCAGGGAGGAGATCGAGGAGATCCTGCGGTTCGCCATCGAGGGCCGCAAGCGCGTCAAGGACCAGATCCTCCGCATCGACGCCACCATGGCCGAGGTCAAGTTCGGCTACCTAGACCATGACGGCGGCTGGCAACCGGTCACCACCCTCGAAGAGGACGAATACCCCACGCACTATCACCGCACCCGCCACGCCGAGGGCGCCGACGCCACCGGCGAGCAGGGGAGCGGCGCCACCGCCGGCGCGGCCGACGGGGCTGCGGCCACGCCCGCTGAACCGGAGCTGTACGCCGGGCACCGCGAATACCAGGAGAACCAGCGCGGAGTCTCCTACGCCACCATGCTGATCCCGTATCTGCGGGGGGCCACCGACATCACCCTCACCGACCCCTACATCCGCCAGTTCCATCAGGCGCGCAACCTGATGGAGCTCGTGGAAGCGCTCGCCGCGGTCAAGGACCCGGCCGACGAGGTCAAGCTCAAGCTCATAACCACCGAATCCTCCGACGGCCCCGAGAAGGTGCAGAAGCAACTGGAGTTCCTGCTCCGCGTCAGACAGGCCGCAGCCGTCGCGGGCATCACCCTCGACGTCGAGCTCAGCGACACCATCCACGACCGGTCGATCCGCGCCAACTCCGGGTGGCGCATCAACCTCGGCCGAGGCCTCGACATCTTCCAGTTCGTCTCCAGTGATGCCTTCGACCTCGCTGCGAGGATCCAGGAGTACCGACAGGTCAAGGCCTTCGGCATCACCTACATCAAGGAGCCGGCGACCGAGAGCGGCTGA